A genomic stretch from Anaerolineae bacterium includes:
- the rpsG gene encoding 30S ribosomal protein S7 — MPRRYRPERRVIPPDPKYGSSKVESFINRVMRSGKKSVARRLVYRAFDILAERTGKPPLEVFEKALKNVMPIMEVRPRRVGGATYQVPMEVPPHRQFALACRWIIQSARARSGKSFAEKLAAELLDAYNNQGAAVRKREETHRMAEANRAFSHFRV, encoded by the coding sequence ATGCCACGACGATATCGGCCTGAGCGGCGGGTGATTCCGCCCGACCCGAAATACGGTAGTTCGAAGGTGGAGTCTTTCATCAACCGCGTGATGCGCAGCGGGAAGAAGAGTGTGGCGCGGCGGTTGGTCTATCGGGCGTTCGACATCCTGGCCGAACGCACGGGGAAGCCGCCTTTGGAGGTCTTCGAGAAGGCGTTGAAGAATGTGATGCCGATCATGGAGGTCCGTCCGCGGCGTGTGGGTGGCGCCACCTATCAGGTGCCCATGGAGGTGCCGCCGCATCGCCAGTTTGCCTTGGCCTGCCGCTGGATCATCCAGTCGGCGCGCGCCCGCTCGGGGAAGTCCTTTGCTGAGAAGTTGGCGGCCGAGTTGTTGGACGCTTACAATAACCAGGGCGCTGCGGTGCGCAAGCGTGAGGAGACCCACCGCATGGCCGAGGCCAACCGCGCCTTTTCGCACTTCCGTGTCTAA